Below is a window of Planctomycetes bacterium MalM25 DNA.
TCGACTTCGGTGCAACCGAACGCTACCGGCCGGTGGCTCTGCATAATACGGGTTATGGTCTTTCTGTAGGCGACGAGGACATGCACTGGAAGGTGATAGCCGGTCCCAGTGGAGACGTGAAGCCTCCACAGTTCGCCACGGTGTGCCTGCCCCACGAGAGATACCTTCCCAACAACTCTGAAACGTCGCAGTGGGTTTCCGTCGCCGACTGGCAGTCCGCTAGAGCCAACTCCACCTATACGTTCCAGGCGGAGTTCGACCTCGCTGGATACGACTTGGCCACGATGCAGCTGTTCGGCCGGTTCTTGGCCGACAACGGGGTTACGGCGGTGCGCGTTAATGGCGAACCCATTCCTGTCCGGTCATGGGTTGATAACACCGAGTACCAACCCTTCAAGTTGCCTCAGTTTCGGTTCGTCAACATCACGGAGGGGCTCATGCAGGGCAGGAACGTCATCGAAGTCGATGTCCGTAACGGCATGCAACGCACCTGGGACGATGAAGCGAAGGCTGCTCTTCTTAGCGCCATCCCTAACCCGATGGCGCTGCGCGTCGAGTGGTACGCATTCGGTCGGCGCCATAGTGTCGCAAAGGTTGGGGGTCACCCTAGACGGCTCATGCACCCGGCAGGCAATCGGACCCCGTTGATCACACTCGCTGGCTTGGCTCGTGGCATGTAAGCCATTCGTTCTGGCGAGGGGCGTCTCGTCCCCCTGCTGGATGACGCACAATCTACTGTTCAGTGACCGTCGGATTCGACACCGTAGGCGCATGCGACCAGCCTTTTGTCGGCTCTCAGACTGCAGGCTCCCAATGGACTATGATGGATGCACTAAGCGGTCTATGGCTGGATTAAGTGGTGCACTCCACCTTGGAACGCCTGGGCATGCATAGAAGAAGCGAGCAGGATTAACACCACGAATGATAATTCCACAGCTTTCCACTGCCTGGATCTTCGCTGCAGCGCTGCTCGCTTATGGCAGTGTGGCAATTCCGAGCTGCGCAGAGCCGCCCGAAGCATCGGTAAAGCACAAGGTCGCCAGTCGCGGAACCTACCGCTCCCCTCGCGTCGCAAGCTCAGTCGATTCGCTCTCCTTTGCGTTCGACTTTGTCGCGCTCACGCGACAAAGTCCGATGGCAATCAGCAGTCAGCCAGATGGCGATCTGCTGATTGATTTCGGGCGTGTCGCTTTCGGCAATATCGAGTTCACTCCTCCGGAAGGATGCGAGGGCGAGGTCGTCGTGCGTTTTGGCGAGAAGCTGAGCGACGACGGGTCGATCGATCGGGATCCGCCCGGTACGGTGCGTTTCAGCGAGGTGGCAATCAAAGCCAAGCCGGGGGAGAGAGTCATCGTAGCGCCACCGGCCGATGAGCGGAACACACAGGAGGGCAACCGCCAGGGGCGATACGGGAATACCGCTCCCCCGGCGGTCTTAACGCCGCCCGAGTGGGGTGTTCTCACGCCATTCCGGTGGGTTGAAATCGAGGGCGTTACGGATGATCTGTGCGTCGGCCACATCTCTCGTCGCGCTGCCTTCCCCAGAGGCTGGGACGACAACGCCGCTTCGTTTGCGTGCTCCGATGAGACCCTCAACCAAGTCTGGGAACTCTGCCACTACTCCATTAAGGCAACCCTTTTCTCGGGCATCTACGTCGATGGCGACCGGGAGCGGATCCCATATGAAGCCGACGCTTACCTGAACCAATTAAGCGATTACTACACGAGCGGCGATCCGGCGGCGGCTCGGCGGACTTTCGAATGGCTGATGGAGTACCCGACTTGGCCTTCGGAGTGGGCGCCCCACATGGTGTTCATGGCCCACGCCGACTGGATGCACTTCGGGGACATCGACTGGCTCACACGGCAATACGAAGGCCTGAAATCGAAGACGCTCATCGAAAGATGCAACGACACGGCACTCGTTCAAAGCAGCCAACGCCAAATCGAATGGAACGACATCGTTGATTGGCCGCCGCAAGAACGCGATGGCCACGTCCAATCCGAAGTGAACACCGTCGTCAACGCGTTCCATCTGGCAGCTGTCACCAAGATGGTGGAACTGGCCGAGGTGGTCGGAGCCCACTCCGACGCGGTGAAGTATGCGAAGCACGCTGACCGGGCGAAGGAGGCCTTCAACAGCCAACTGTTCGACGCCGAGCGCGGGCTGTACCGCGACGGCCGCAATGTCGACCACAACTCCTTGCACGCGAGCTTCTTCCCTCTGGCCTTTGGTCTTGTCGACGAGGAGCATCGCGAATCAGTCACGGATTGGCTGATCAATCGCGGGATGCAATGTTCGGTCTACGCCTCGCAGTACTTGCTTGAAGCGCTCTTTGAGAACGGGGCCGGCGAGGCCGCGGTCGAGATGA
It encodes the following:
- a CDS encoding Bacterial alpha-L-rhamnosidase — translated: MAISSQPDGDLLIDFGRVAFGNIEFTPPEGCEGEVVVRFGEKLSDDGSIDRDPPGTVRFSEVAIKAKPGERVIVAPPADERNTQEGNRQGRYGNTAPPAVLTPPEWGVLTPFRWVEIEGVTDDLCVGHISRRAAFPRGWDDNAASFACSDETLNQVWELCHYSIKATLFSGIYVDGDRERIPYEADAYLNQLSDYYTSGDPAAARRTFEWLMEYPTWPSEWAPHMVFMAHADWMHFGDIDWLTRQYEGLKSKTLIERCNDTALVQSSQRQIEWNDIVDWPPQERDGHVQSEVNTVVNAFHLAAVTKMVELAEVVGAHSDAVKYAKHADRAKEAFNSQLFDAERGLYRDGRNVDHNSLHASFFPLAFGLVDEEHRESVTDWLINRGMQCSVYASQYLLEALFENGAGEAAVEMMIAPGDRSWRHMLDSDATITWEAWNVEAKANLDWNHAWGAAPANLLPRYVLGVQPLSPGWDRAIIRPHTSGLEFARGVTPTQHGPIRIDWRNSDDFKMRVELPEGVSAEVHVPSVPNAISVFVNNHQVEAVLEGGYWKLVEELAGNSVIEVR